In Synergistales bacterium, the DNA window GATGAAAAGATGCATCAAGAGCACTTACATCTGGACTCTATTGTCCGCCAAGGTTCCTTGTGGTACATTCCTTACGGAATGTAGAGGAGTCTCCGACCCCTTCCGCCTACGGGGCCACCTAGGGCGGGAAGGGCGCCAGGTACCGCCGGAAACGGCGATGCCCCCCGTGATTGGAAAGGAGAGCTCTTTTTCTTGTTGCCTTTCTTGTGGCATCCTTTTCCTCTCACATGTGTTCCGGGGATTCTTGCTACACTTCCGCATACCTCCTTCATCCGGTATGAAGGAAAATTTGTGTAGGGGAGTGAGCAGTGTGAAGCGGATGCAGAAAAAATTCCTGATTCTTGTTTCCGTCGTTGCAGTTGTGGCATTTGTGGCGACCATGGCCGTGGCGGCCGGCAGCTACCTGCAGATGGCCACCACCACCAGCACCGACAACACCGGCCTTCTGGACGTACTGGCGCCCATGTTCGAGGAGGACACCGGTATCGAGCTGCGCTGGGTGGCCGTCGGTACCGGCAGGGCCCTGGAGCTCGGCAAAAATTGTGACGTGGACGTCCTGATGGTCCACGCACCCGATGCCG includes these proteins:
- a CDS encoding tungsten ABC transporter substrate-binding protein, encoding MQKKFLILVSVVAVVAFVATMAVAAGSYLQMATTTSTDNTGLLDVLAPMFEEDTGIELRWVAVGTGRALELGKNCDVDVLMVHAPDA